In Acidicapsa acidisoli, a single genomic region encodes these proteins:
- a CDS encoding zinc-dependent alcohol dehydrogenase family protein → MKIYKVEQPDGDFLEAVAPDPIAKAGEVLVRIHASGVNPLDIKIRAGQAAHARQPLPAVLGLDMAGVVEEVGEGVTEFKRDHEVFGMTGGVGGLQGSLAELVAADARLLAHKPSKLSMREAAALPLSTITAWEGLVDRAGVHAGQKVLIHAGAGGVGHIAVQIAKARGAEVFATVSADKTEIATGFGATPIDYKALSLAEYLAKYTDGAGFDVVYDTVGGKTLDDSFAAVRRYTGHVLSCLGWGTHALAPLSFRGATYSGVFTLLPLITGEGRQHHGEILAAAAKMADEGKLKPLLAAERFNASMIGQAHALVASGSLGKVVIEL, encoded by the coding sequence ATGAAAATCTATAAGGTGGAACAGCCTGATGGAGACTTTCTCGAAGCGGTAGCGCCGGACCCGATTGCGAAGGCTGGCGAGGTTCTCGTTCGAATTCATGCAAGCGGCGTTAACCCTCTGGACATCAAAATACGGGCTGGCCAAGCTGCTCATGCCAGGCAGCCACTACCCGCCGTGCTCGGTCTCGATATGGCTGGTGTAGTGGAAGAAGTCGGAGAAGGAGTAACCGAATTCAAGCGTGACCATGAAGTCTTTGGCATGACGGGCGGAGTGGGAGGCCTACAGGGTTCTCTCGCTGAGCTTGTTGCCGCCGACGCCAGGTTACTCGCGCATAAACCGTCGAAACTCTCGATGCGGGAGGCCGCGGCTCTTCCGCTCAGTACGATCACGGCCTGGGAAGGCCTGGTTGATCGCGCCGGAGTCCATGCGGGGCAAAAGGTTTTGATTCACGCTGGTGCAGGCGGTGTAGGGCATATCGCAGTACAAATTGCGAAAGCCCGTGGAGCGGAGGTCTTCGCTACTGTGTCCGCGGATAAGACCGAGATCGCGACGGGGTTTGGCGCAACTCCTATCGACTATAAAGCTCTTTCACTGGCGGAGTACCTTGCAAAATATACCGACGGTGCGGGCTTCGACGTTGTCTACGACACGGTCGGCGGCAAGACGCTGGACGATTCTTTCGCTGCCGTTCGCCGTTACACCGGTCACGTGCTGAGCTGCCTCGGCTGGGGTACGCACGCTCTCGCTCCGCTGTCCTTCCGAGGAGCAACGTATTCCGGCGTGTTCACGCTGTTGCCGCTCATCACAGGTGAAGGCCGCCAGCATCACGGGGAGATTTTGGCTGCAGCCGCAAAGATGGCCGATGAGGGAAAGCTCAAACCCCTTCTTGCGGCCGAGCGCTTCAACGCTTCAATGATTGGCCAGGCGCATGCACTCGTTGCCTCGGGCTCCTTGGGCAAGGTGGTCATTGAGCTCTAA